DNA sequence from the Halorussus limi genome:
CTGTGGGATGTGCAGACAGACGCTCGCGGAGTTCTGCGACGACGACCTGCCGGTCGTCTGCGACGAGGGCGACGACCGGACCGAGTACACGCTCGGTCAACTCTTGCCGAACACTATCACCGAGGAGATGCTGGAGTAGCCGGCGAGTAGATTCCGTCGAGAGTTCGGTGCGGGCCGTCGAACGGAGTCGCTCCGGGCGGGGTCGCCCCGAGCGGTGGTACGACTCAAGCCGCTCGGCGACTCACGAACCCTGCCAGCGCCTCGCGTTTTACGAGCGAGAATCCGACGAGGACGACCAGAAAGCCGACCACCGTCGGCGCGGTCAGCGACTCGTCGAGCAGGAGCCATCCGGCCACCGCCGTCACTATCGGAACGAGGTAGGAGACGAGGTTGACTTGGACCGGACTGTGGCGCTCCAACAGTCCGAAGTAGACGGCGTACGCCGCCGCGGTGGCGACCACCGCGAGGTAGCCCAACGGCAGGAGCACCTGCGGGTCGAGTACGTCGGCGACGCGGGGCGTCTCTCCACCGACGAGGCTCGCGCCGTGCATCAACAGCGCGCCGACGGCCATTCCCCACCCGGTCGTCGCGACGCTGTCGGCGGTCGGCGCGGTCCGCCGGAGGAGGACGCTCCCGAGCGCGACGCTGGCCGCGGAGAGGACGACCAGCAACTTCCCGGTCGTGCCCGCGAGGAGGTTCGCCGGGTCGGGACGCACGACCAGCGCGACGCCGGCGAGTCCGACGAGGAGGCCGAGCAGTCCGAGCGGCGACAGTCGGTCGTCGGGTAGTAGACTCCGGGCGAATCCCGTCGTCAGCACCGGATTCAGGCTGTACAGAATTGCCGCGACTCCGCCGGTCGTGTACTGCTGACCGACGAACAGCAGGCCGTTCGCCGCGGTGATGAGGAACACGCCGATGACGAGTATCGACCGGTAGTCGCCGCGAGTTCTGGGTAGCCAGCGGTCGCGGGCGACCGCCGCGTACGCGACGAGCAGGACCGCGCCGAAGTCGTATCGCAACGCCGCGAACAATAGCGGCGGCAGCGAGTCCAGTCCGACTTCGATGGCGACGAACGACCCGCCCCACGCGGCCGCGAGGAAGGCGAACAACCCGGCGTCTCGATAGCGCGACACGTGGAATCGTTCCCGACCCCCGGAGAAAAGCCCCTCGTTTCCGGTAGCCCGCCCCGATTCCGGCGACGCGACGAACCCTTTAAGCCGCGCCGCCGAGTCAACAGACGGCATGACCGGCGACAGCGAAGACCCGAACGACGACGTGCAGTACCACATCGAGGTCGGCGAGGGCGACGTGGCCGACGCCGTCCTCCTGCCCGGCAACCCCGAGCGCATCGAGAAGATAACCCGGTTCTGGGACTCGGCCGACGAGGTGGCCAAGCACCGCGAGTACCGGACCGTCACCGGCGACTACGAGGGGACGCCCATCAGCGTGACCTCGACGGGCATCGGGAGTCCCTCGGC
Encoded proteins:
- a CDS encoding DMT family transporter produces the protein MSRYRDAGLFAFLAAAWGGSFVAIEVGLDSLPPLLFAALRYDFGAVLLVAYAAVARDRWLPRTRGDYRSILVIGVFLITAANGLLFVGQQYTTGGVAAILYSLNPVLTTGFARSLLPDDRLSPLGLLGLLVGLAGVALVVRPDPANLLAGTTGKLLVVLSAASVALGSVLLRRTAPTADSVATTGWGMAVGALLMHGASLVGGETPRVADVLDPQVLLPLGYLAVVATAAAYAVYFGLLERHSPVQVNLVSYLVPIVTAVAGWLLLDESLTAPTVVGFLVVLVGFSLVKREALAGFVSRRAA